The Apium graveolens cultivar Ventura chromosome 10, ASM990537v1, whole genome shotgun sequence nucleotide sequence TTTTAGATTAATGGTGACATAATCTTCTTCCTTCTCCCTCATGAATTGCCTTGCCAATGCTTTTTGGGCATTTTCAATAAATTCCTTCAAACTCGTTGCCGAACTCACATACTTATCAAAGAAAGAATTCATCCCCTCACTCCTCGATGTACTATTTTGAAACGCCGAAAATTTGTTTCTAGTATATGCAGGAATCCACTTGTTCTTCAACTCATATAACCCTTTTAACCATTTATGATCTTGCAAGTGATACTTTTCCACAAACGACGCCCATCTAGCTTCAAAAACACATTCGGTGAGAGATTTATAAATGCAATTGTTGAAGTCCGTCTTGAATTCCGGAAAAGCCGAATAATAATGAGCTAATTTCTTCGGGAATTTTTGACTAATGTGCCAAGAACACAATAAATGGGTAGTATTCGGGAGTACAACCGCAATAGCGCTTGCCATGGCTTGATCTTGATCCGTGATTATAGTCAATGGAGGATTATTCCCCACACCTTCAAGCCAAGTACGAAGAATCCACTCAAAAGTCGATGCGTGTTCATCCCGCATCAATGCAAACCCGAAAATTACCGATTGATAATGATGATTGACTCCGGTAAATGGGACAAATGGCATTGCATACCTATTTGTCCGATAAGTGGTATCAAAAGTCATAACATCGCCAAAATTTTGGTAAGCCCTTATACATCTCGGATCAATCCATACTAGACACTTCAAGCGATTCTCTTCATCGACTTCGGtcctaataaaatatttagaaccACTTTCTTCATTCAACCTATGCAACAAGTCCAACCCCGCTTGGGCGTCACTAATCTCAAACTTTTTCTTCCTCTCGTCTCTTAACACATTCCTAACATGTTGAACATTGAAACCAACTTTGTCATTACCTCCATGAATGTTACCAATCACATTCATCACTTGACAATTACGAACCCCCGAACCATAAAGCGTTTTTATCAAACTACGGGTCGCGGTGTTGACATGTCTTTCTCGTTGTACCAAATTCATCTTACTAGGGGAAACAAGACCGTGGTTGTGTACCAATTCAAGGCTAGTTACCTCCCAGTGAcgttttttcttttgataattgacaTACATCCTCACCTTGCACTCGCTTTTAGGAAGAACCTCTCTACGCCGTTTATTTTGACTACTCTCGGCGACGACACTTTTCCCATAAAGCCTACAAACATATAAACGACCATATATCTCGTTGTCTTTATTACGATGGCTAGCTTGAATTTTAATAGCAAATCCATTTCGTAAAGCATAAGCCCTAAAAAAATGACCGGCCTCATCCACACTTTGAAAAATTTGATTCAAATATGGAACTCCCCCCATCAACATTTTCATACAAATTTGCATCCTctacattatcatcttcatcctcaccctcaacattatcactatcattttcaacgtcattttcaacctcatttccatcactttcatcttcaacatcaaccaaatcgtcatctaaattaataaattccTCATTTCTATCTACAAAATCATCATCTTCAACATATACAGGGGTTTTAGATTCTTCACTACTATTTAAACTATCAAGATGTAAACTACAATCAATAGCCTCTCTTTTTTCATTTTGACGTTTATGACGAAACATACGAGCAAATAATTTATCCTCCATGAAAATGTGAAATTTAAGACAAGAAATATACCTTGAATTGACAAAACAACTTGAATTTCTTGATGAAAATACCCCAAAATCGCCTAAAATGTAAACTTGGAGAGAGTAGAATTTTTCTTGAAAATTTTGGTGTTTTTGGTGGTGAAATGAGGTGCTGTTGGGATGCTGGGGATAAGGGGACATCACCCAACCGCGAAAATTTTCCGCAGTCCGTCCAGACCAACCGCGGAAAATTTCAGCGGTCCGGATGCCATCTCACCGTTAATCCCCCATCCAACGGCTGATAAATTGTTTGTCAACAAACTTTAAACAGCACACGGTTGCTAAAGACCTGTCCCCATAATGAAAAAATCAAATCAAATCAAAGAATTTATGATATCCCTCTAGTAGACAAAATGAAGGTACAAAATGACGATCTAACATTTATATACACACCATGATACTCACAAAGTTGTGGAGGTAAATTTTGAAAAGAGGTCTTGGAAGCAGTGGAAGGTTTCTGATTGAATTGAATCAATGCCTTGAATTTCTGGACTGGTATAGCTCCAATCTACTATTTGCCTCTTCTAACAAGGTAGACACCGTCTCATATTGTGTCAAGAATGGCTGTTTTGACGCCCATACAAGCACAGTAAGCACCTCAGCTTGTGCAAGTTCTTGGCTATCTGGTACGTGAAGCGCGATGTAGCACAGGAGAATAACAGCTGAAGTTTGAACGATTTGTTCCCCAAAATACACAAGCTGGATCAAATGCTTTGCTCCTCCACCACTAATTATTGCTTTCGAGTGGTCGATATGAAGATAGTTATCAGTACAAGCAAACTTCGTTAGAGCAATGGAGGCTGCTTTAGCAATCTCAGCTTCTCCGTCCTCAAGCAACTTTACCAATGGACCTATCATCCGTGTCTCTGTTGCCTTAAAAGTCCTAGCCAAATTTCCAATAGCATTTATACACGGTATAAGCAAATCAGAACCTGCTTTTTTCATAATCACGTATAATTGATCGACAACTGCCTTACAAGCTGGTGTATTAGGCTTAAATGCTGATCTTCTCAAAACAGAATCAATCTCCGCTACTGCTGTGATCTCCATTAACGCCATGGCAGAATTGTACTTAACATCTTCAGGTCCTTTCTCTAATAATACAGCAAAACACAAAAGTGCTCTTGACTCGGTAATACTACGACAGATAGCTGAATTTCCCTTGGCGAGTTGCCAAAGGGCTCGTGCtgccattttcttcataaaaGCCTTGGTAACAGGATCTTCCAATTCCCTCCCCTTAATGCTAGCACCAGCCAACAAAACATTATGCTCATGCTGCTGctgctgatgatgatgattctttATGTGACTGTGAGTATGAACAGCCACATTACCATTCTTCGGCTTACTCTGAAAATTCTTCGCCATAGTATTCGTAACAACACTATGCATCTGATTCGGATGTTTATTCCCAGTTGGATGAGCAATCAAACCATTCTTCTCATCATCATTAATCGGCTTATTACCAACAGAAAGATTCTTACTAGCTAAAACAACCGCAGCAGCATGAATAGAATTAGATTTATTACTAGTAATCGCATACTTACTATGCTCCTGAACGGTCTCAAATGCTAAATGACCAACAAGCAATCGAATAATATTATGTTGAGCAAATAAATCCTGACATTTGGGATAATGCTCAACTAATTCCGAAACAGCCCAGGCTACAACAGCTTGAACCTTCATAGGAGCATCCTTAAGAATTTTGGCGAAAACAGAAGAGACACCAGCATGGATCATGTACTCTACACTCTCATGATCACGCCCTAAGAGTCCGATTGCCCTAACCGCATTCTCTTGTCCTTCTGACTTGCCTTCTTTAACTAACTTCAACAATGGTATCACACCTCCTTCTTCAATAATCAACTTGCCATATCGATCATTATCTCGAGCAAGCGAAACAAGCGAAGCAGCTGCATCACAACGATCATCCAACGTTCTGCTATATAAAATGGCAATTTGCTCCCAAATCAAACAAAGTATAGGCTCATTAGCTGCAATTGGAGGAAGTCCTAGGTACTCATCATCACGACTCGAAGCGGAGACCCGTAACAACCAAGACACGTCTCCGATAGAGTTTTCCAGCTGAAACCCCATCCTACGGAACGCAGCAGCTGGAATGATGGTAAACACGCGCTTAATCAATCCATTGGCACCACACTTTTGGATGATCACCAGAGCTTTTTCGAGAACTTGTTGAGTATCGTCTATGATACGGCGCGTGGGCCGTTCGTAGAGGTCGTTGCTGGCACGGGCGGCTTGTCGGAGAAGGGCAGCGAGTTTTTCGGTCTTGGATTTGAGTTCAGAGCAATCTTGTCTGAAATATGAAGTCGAGTCGTCAGATAATTTGATGATTTGGTCGGCTAGTTGGATTGGTTTCGCTAGAATTTCTTTGACTATTCCTGCCATGAAGAATTTAATCGAGTCaaaagtattttaatttttttcaatatTTCATTGTGTTTGtacgagagagagagacagaggtTTTGATGAAATTTTGCGGGAGGGAAGGAGAAGACTCCCTGTTTTTGAGAGAGCGGGGTTTACAAGGTCAAACGCGTGTATATgctatttaaattttttttaaactacgtgatagtacatatagctcctAAAATGATCAGGTTCGGACCCCAGCTCCATTCAGTCGCGTACATAACTAGTCCAGACTAATCTAGTCGTGGCAGCCCAACCTTGGGAAGTTCCAACACGTGAGGCACATGCCCAAGCGCATGATAGGGACAACTGTCATTCATCAATCATGAGCACAATCAGGGCACGTGCCAGGAGATCCTTAGAACATTTCTCAACCACTCTCATCCTAACACGTGTAAGAATTTACCCCatccaggtgtcctccgctcctagAACCAACGACTatgattcaaaggtaccaaccccaaaactcTATCgttgggctatttatagcccaagaaggtaaggttttggggttaatcactctcatacaatcatatacacacacacacacccacCTTGCATACTTGTCTAtattcatcttccccaaaagcgagttcttactctcacaccggaggcgccgcgaGACCCAAACCCCCTTCTGATGTTGTTTTGTAAGAACCCCATGACAGCTACACCACCATCACGGTGAAGGATCCAGACACGGCGCCGAAGGAGCGGCCCCGTCACCGGGAGTTATCACTACGTACTTGCGTTATCATTCCTTGGAAACAAGATTATACGTGATAAAATCGGGAGCAGTATGTAACCACTACTTAAGACTTGACCTAGAATATGTAATCCCTGTTAAAAAGTGAGCTACAGTACTATTCAACGATCTATGTACTAAAGTAATTAAAATTTCTTCAAATTGTTTAATCATATCAATACAATCATCAACAATCATATGAAAATAAGAATTTCCTTTAAGTTCGTTGACTGCATCTACCAGGGTTTTTGCATCACATTCAAAAATACATTTCCTGTAATGTCATTCCTTTGTCCAAGCTAACGCTTCCTCCAAACTCATAGCCTTTACTTCCCTGGGTTGCAGCTTCACTCGTACTATACTACTCCTGGCACAAAAAAAACCTACACCACTCATTATTGTACAATCTGTGTTAAAACCAAGTAACAAACCCAAGTAACAATAACAATCGTGTTTGTGTATGTGAATAACAGATCAATGTAAATAAATAATGAACAAAACAAATAAAGAGGAGACATAAACCAAAAATCTGAGTCCAATGTgtgactgtctccttaaagcgTATTAGCCCTCACCGTATGTATGAGCGAATCGCCATAAAGGATCAAAATAATTGCATTGAAGTAGAGTGTCACTATTAGCGAGTTTAAACTGAGTAAGAAGATTATCATGATATATtatagaggagagagagagagagagagagagactagGGTTTTTAATACATAAAACCTACGACTTAGTaattaatatatatgaataaCAAGACTTGTGCGTTAatccattaattaattaaaccatgttaattaattaattacgtCAACATTAATCTGTAGTCGACTCTAATAATACTCTGTCAAATAAGTTAATTTTATCTGTATCAAAATGACTTAATTCTTTATGGGTCCAAGCCCAGTGAAAATAAAAATTAGCAAAACTAGTCCGTGATTGGATGACCCAATTTTCTGCTACATCCGTGTACTCACGTTGCACTCACGGCCTTTGAAAGTTTCAGATTAGCCCTGAAATCCCATGATTTGCACCCCTTACGCACGTAGAGGATGGAGCAATATCTTAGTAACACATTTAGACACCAGTAGAGTGTTGTTCTATATAAAGTAACGAAAACCCCTTTTCCATTTCAATGTGGGATATATGAATGGTGTAATATATATTAGacgatgtcaaagattactgaagctGAAAAtatcattagcaatcagttaagcttggggccaatcctaaataagttgtattgttattaaatttgtattctgtacttgtaacacttaaagtctgtaaaaatgcaaaggagcagactgtagtctttttcctaaaacagtctcaagcctaaggattctatctggaagaagatcaagaagatcatgcctcaaaagaattttgaagaagcttagagttgaataaatctgtttggagaaaaatgttctaagtcaagatctctacaagtcacagattaaatgttatagagaagtcattcgagaactccagaatgacttatcgagaagtcattcaaactccagagagtaccgacggataagcaatatctactcgacggatgaactaTATatatccatttgatggatgaataacatctactcgacggatgagcaatatctactcgacggataagctatacatctactcgacggatgagcaatatctactcaacggataagcaatatccatcgggagtagagaagtcaggaaagttactcgagaactcaaaaagatatcgacaagtcattccttcactagagaactcagagttatcgacaagtctatatccattcaagaacttagagatatctacaaatcaagtgaagttatgaagactagagatctcgatgagatgaagacctctacaagccaaactcattatggagtaccagacatctcgataagcctttatacttatcgagatataaagtgttcaaatgaatcaaactggagatctcgaagtacaatCTCAAattacagaattgcagatcagcttaatatccaagataaataatcaacaaacaatccaacagctggattgacaagtctacaaaaagtagtttgaagagtgtgcaagatcaatggcaaagattaactgacagagaaagattaaagtaaacacgggatgctaaagatatcctaagccagaaatggaagatttgcttttctataaatagaaatgacaagtgacagtttagaaaaactaataacatgtttattatccactgtgtaaaccagcagttaactgagctataaagttaacactggtcctctagttagatgCAACAAATTAGATAAAAATTCTtataacactctcgagaagaagctgagttctttaacttagaagagcttagaaattttgtagcaaagcatcttaatttttaatacaaaaattaagtgagttttgaagatctgtgttctttattttatgcaagtttaatttttgcatgaacacttttctatacaagatttaatttactttgttcaaccattatctttcaagaaaagcctaaaatcagaaaacacattcaccccccctgtgtgtgattcattacctaacaagtggtgtTAGAGCAAAATCTTAAagcaaacagattcaagatcttggaagaatgtatacacagaaaatcagtagcatcaaaattcctccctttgacaaagctaactacactctttggaaaaagaaaatgatgttgtttatcaagatggccaatccactctatgttcagattctcaagaatggacccttcattcctatggtaagagttgaggaatctacagatggagacatggtcataccatctcattatgctcctaaagatccatctGAATATTCTTACCCTAAAAAcgagaaagtctccctggacaacagcttacaattgatattgattgagtcacttgaaaatgtgatgtacaacaacatttcAACTGTGGCACTGCTAAGTAAATATGGGAGAATATTGAAATACTATGTGAAGGAACttaggaagttagatctaatcaaaaaagaatactgatttcacagtatgagggttttattgctaagcccaaggaaagcattactgaagtgtttgaaagctttaataagctgataatggacttgcagcttcatgacaagtactatgaagctgaagaggtgaatctaaggtttttgcttactcttcctgatcatttggaacagaaaatctcagcaatcagggaagggagagacttgagcaggataactctggaagttctatatggaattttcaaaacctatgaactagagatgattcaaaggcaatcattgagatctggccaaggacatgttatagatggttcaagtgctttaatagtaaatgaaggCCAAACAACCAATGATGAACTCAGATCTCATACCTCAGTTgtctcaacaagtgagcagagaacaattgattcacaggagcaagtcatactagaattggaaaaggatgagttctacactcttgaagaactggatgagctagatcagtcaatggcttatctggctagaaaattctctaatattagagtaagaAAGCCAAGACACTTCAAAACTAAAGGACAGTCTTTTAACAAAGACAATTactggaaagagaaagggaagtacaattctgatagcaaaagtggttacaaaaccggatctgttgacatatctaatataaggtgcttcatgtgacgacctcaaccctggggtcaggagttgacgtcaccaaacacaattaccaaaatataaacaacaagattattattaaaataaactaacttgaccccaaaccaagatccgatctaGGTTCAAGTGTGATTcaggttcacattattacaaaccatttattcaacatctaacacattCTAAATTTATTCAGCAACTCGTCAGACCTCATGGTccgatacaaactacctcagaggagccgggtcttgaaggggcgggaacacgggtatgtctgactggtcttctaggcatctgcgagatatataTAACAGTTTgtaagggtgagcataatcgctcagcagtaccaacatatgaataacggaataaaacaataatgtaacaataataggaacatagctgtaatcatgtcatcaacattaaataatgaaaatcggagataactggatatcactgactaacATGCTTTATTAAAACAACATAAtagtgtgttgtgtaagtaccagagtccaattttagcatgctattcatatttaaaaaaccgctgtatcaactacttattcccttacgggaatcaaaatccaaatcagatacgtaacggatatgtgaagacagctgatcaggatatcaacaccagacggctctaactgccatcccatttatctgttccggaactcagagactagctaggtctctgacctgctggactaatcggttatatattgcgcacaaccgaattaacctcttacgccacctcataggcctactttggcccctatgtatcccatatctgatcgttttatccggTTTTCAAAACACTTATACCTATcccattttcaaaatcatttattttaccagcacacatataaatccagttcgcaaatcatttcattcgagataggtacctttcgaagttacttttccccaaaaaaatttaaaaacagtgatttataactatagaggatacgtaacttaaaacatttctgttgcactacgagaataaaacatttagctattcatatgtactgaaccataaaagaatggtcaggggtacttgccttgcaacgctttacaaaaccctaagtagctttcacgctgacttcggtcctagggaaactcgactgggatctacaaatacagagtaccctaatcagttatactgACAAGCTTGATATCGTCAAttcctaataacccaaatccgataACCCGGCTCatatagttattatacacatagtcacgtaatcacgtaatccgaacacaaataggggtaacacgtatgatataaatacgtacgtttataaatacatttttagaaattttggcagcaactcctttgtttataagactacccaTCAATTACAATTGACGTCATCAATCACAACAATCCCCAATTTTCATTCCAATACCAATTCCACATTCGCGTATTTATTTACGTACAATTCCAATATACGATTTATTTTCGAAAACATTTTAtccaaatcattttatttatttataaaatttaggactcagaatatcgtcatcaccgtccatcGTTCGCTCATAACGAGTCATTGCGGTACGGCGGCAAATTCTCGGGGTACCCGGTAACTCGGATTCCAACCAAAAATTTCGCCAATTAATTATTAACAATTTCCCGCACGTAATTAATATTCATCCCACGAAATCACTCGAATAAAATCCTGCAGAAAtcattaaaattattattttaatactTCAATTTATAATCTGCAAAAACTGGACAGGATTGAAATGAAGGTCACACAACCACAACACGCGCGGACGGGCCGCACACACACACGGACACAACCAACACACACCTACACACAGagacacacacaacacacacacaatcgAGTACAAAGCACACACATATAACCAAGTATATACATATGCATATCAATGGAATAATGATAGAACCAAGCCAAACCGAAGAACAGTGGCGGCTCACCGGAAATAAGCCGGAAAACTGGAACAATGGTGACCGGAAGCACCAAGAGGAAGAAACAGGGAAGAATTGATGAAGAGTATAGAGGCTGAGAAGAGAGATTGATGTGTAGCCGAGTAAACACAgggaagaaaaagaaatgagtcACCCCTCCCACTTCTCTACAGCACAGCCGCGTGTCTAATTAAGGGACACGTGGTGTTTATTTATTCCCGGTAGCCCTCTGCTCGATTCCAATACGCGGTATTACCGATTATTCCCACGAACAAAATTAATCAGAAAAATCctaaatagttttaaaatattacaaataattTGAAGGTgctaaaataaaaattttaaaatatttaagttGTATTTGAAATACAACTGTACCCGCATTTAACGAAATAAACGAAGTAACGAGCAGGTGAGATTAATCCCAAAAATtgctaaaataattttaaaattctcagaataatacgaacttgatgaaatatgaatttcatgatttttgaagattttctgaattaaatatggattttacacataaacacaatcagaaaatcatttaaaaataaataattaatgaaatattgatttctcaattttattaagtcctaaaaataattatttaaattataaaattataaaaccaattttataaacaatccaaatatttatggaattaaaagtgcaataaaatcacttttctgaatggtgagctagacgaagaagtttatgtgcagcAACCCCCTAGatttgaggatccaaaatttcctaactttgtgtataagttactcaaggctctatatggactaatacaggcacctagagcttggtatgacacactatcagatttcctattaaagcatggttttactagaggaacaatagacaagactctcttctacaagaaacatggtgaagatataatcctagttcagatctatgtggatgatatcatctttggttctactaatgagaaaccgtgtcaaagattctccaagcttatgcaaagtgaatatgaaataagtatgatgggggaactaagttacttccttggactccaagtcaatcaaagaagtgatggtatcttcatcagccaaactaaatatgtcaaggatcttctgaaaaagtttggaatgattgactgttcacctgcatctacacctatgtctactgcaacaaagttggatgaggataaaaatggcaagagtgtagatatctcaagctacagagggatgattggatcatttctttacttaacagtaagtagaccagacatcatgtttgcaacatgtctatgagcaatatttcaagccaatccaaaagaatcacatttgatggctgtaaagaggattttcagatacttgaaggggactcctaacttgggattatggtatcctaagggaactaattttgaagctgttggatacacagatgcagattttgctggatgcagggttgacagaaagagtactagtggaagctgtcaatttcttggacaaagacttgtatcctggtacaacaagaaacaacaatatgtatcaacttctatagctaaagctgaatatatagctgcaggaagttgttgtgctcaagtgctttggattagaaatcagctaatggattatggcctagtgttacacaaaattcctatcatgtgtgataatactagtgctatatctatagtagctaatccagttaatcattctaggacaaaacacattgatgtgaggtaccaatttattagagaacatgctactaatggtaccattgagcttatttttgtaccaacagaaaaacaactagctgacatttttactaaacctttggatgaagcaactttcactagacttgtaggtgaaattggaatgctcaattcttcacCTTAAGGTTAGAACTCAGCTAATGCTTTGCAgaagattaatctccagtaaatcaaagtcaatttgattaaattgtaaattaactgaaatatgaattataaatatttcagaaatctctgcatatttgtttttcaaattcaattaacttggaatttttcaaattttgagtaaactgcttagttgttaatttacatcatTTATATGTAAAATTAAAACAAGGCAGAATCACAATAATCAAAAGTATCTAgcaaactgagttctcgataagtataaattgacttctcgacaagtcattttaggacttcttgagtgagtcctcgataagtcaactcACTGaattctcgagtgacttctcgataggtttaaaatgacttatcgacaagtccttgtagagttctctaataatgtccattcacagagttctctacaagtacaattcttgacttatcaataactcaaaactgaaataatttaaactgataaattattttggtaaattacttttggaaaatttattctaattttatttcaaatttattcaaataaaagttagaattgaTTCACTCCGCTCTTTGGACATACTGGGTATTATaattgagttctctataagagtaatttaaaatgactactcaatatgtacttcatttctttaaatgacttctcgatagacaactccaaatgtctatttttgagttctcgacaagtcatctactttcACTATAAATATCCAGACTTATCGATTAAtttgaacttggaatttttcaaaattctaaataaaccgaatatttattacttcatatcctcagtttatgaacttaataaataacagacCAAAAGAAACAAAAGGATGAAAAACtaaacaaatttaattcataagttttgttcagaaaaatacttttgacaaacttagtctctaatttctctgacttattgacaaatctacatgcttatatgatttcttgtTTACGTGGAAATAGGTTAGTCCAGtgttagtagactagtacattagTTATGTTAttttgagtatgctgatagtGGTTAATTTATTTGACTGAATGCTGATAGGAGGAGTTACTATTTATGTAGGGAGTTCGtgcttatttgcatggggaatagtcactctctaaagtaaactaatattcttgagtacttgcattgGGAATAGTAACTACTCATTTCTAACTGTCTAATATGTGTATATGTTTATTATTCGTATTATCCGGGTAACTTA carries:
- the LOC141690457 gene encoding protein FAR1-RELATED SEQUENCE 5-like, with the translated sequence MLMGGVPYLNQIFQSVDEAGHFFRAYALRNGFAIKIQASHRNKDNEIYGRLYVCRLYGKSVVAESSQNKRRREVLPKSECKVRMYVNYQKKKRHWEVTSLELVHNHGLVSPSKMNLVQRERHVNTATRSLIKTLYGSGVRNCQVMNVIGNIHGGNDKVGFNVQHVRNVLRDERKKKFEISDAQAGLDLLHRLNEESGSKYFIRTEVDEENRLKCLVWIDPRCIRAYQNFGDVMTFDTTYRTNRYAMPFVPFTGVNHHYQSVIFGFALMRDEHASTFEWILRTWLEGVGNNPPLTIITDQDQAMASAIAVVLPNTTHLLCSWHISQKFPKKLAHYYSAFPEFKTDFNNCIYKSLTECVFEARWASFVEKYHLQDHKWLKGLYELKNKWIPAYTRNKFSAFQNSTSRSEGMNSFFDKYVSSATSLKEFIENAQKALARQFMREKEEDYVTINLKRPMKLHTTLEYHASCIYTKEMFRRFQDELVESSKYFVEKDRRASEEGERMGDVYTYYSCYRPMSEPTRRNVYFVAFEKASSLGMCTCRMLEHSGQ
- the LOC141692690 gene encoding uncharacterized protein LOC141692690, which codes for MAGIVKEILAKPIQLADQIIKLSDDSTSYFRQDCSELKSKTEKLAALLRQAARASNDLYERPTRRIIDDTQQVLEKALVIIQKCGANGLIKRVFTIIPAAAFRRMGFQLENSIGDVSWLLRVSASSRDDEYLGLPPIAANEPILCLIWEQIAILYSRTLDDRCDAAASLVSLARDNDRYGKLIIEEGGVIPLLKLVKEGKSEGQENAVRAIGLLGRDHESVEYMIHAGVSSVFAKILKDAPMKVQAVVAWAVSELVEHYPKCQDLFAQHNIIRLLVGHLAFETVQEHSKYAITSNKSNSIHAAAVVLASKNLSVGNKPINDDEKNGLIAHPTGNKHPNQMHSVVTNTMAKNFQSKPKNGNVAVHTHSHIKNHHHQQQQHEHNVLLAGASIKGRELEDPVTKAFMKKMAARALWQLAKGNSAICRSITESRALLCFAVLLEKGPEDVKYNSAMALMEITAVAEIDSVLRRSAFKPNTPACKAVVDQLYVIMKKAGSDLLIPCINAIGNLARTFKATETRMIGPLVKLLEDGEAEIAKAASIALTKFACTDNYLHIDHSKAIISGGGAKHLIQLVYFGEQIVQTSAVILLCYIALHVPDSQELAQAEVLTVLVWASKQPFLTQYETVSTLLEEANSRLELYQSRNSRH